Proteins found in one Magnolia sinica isolate HGM2019 chromosome 5, MsV1, whole genome shotgun sequence genomic segment:
- the LOC131247152 gene encoding uncharacterized protein LOC131247152, with protein MKNTKDALKGWNKEEFGNIFSQIKDTLARVEQVVKDSLLNPSAHFLSLLDSKKQALCRLKNLQQIFWKEIQLHNGTFTADLDCIKAKVATFFKHLYTFEAVTLAGNLLSIIPNLVSPGDNDLLMALPLMEEVKSAASSLPADGAPEPDGADILRATKFLFQGGTIPRAFSASLHCLIPKSSAPKSFSDFWHISLCNCIYKIFSKVIVVRLNSILTRLISDEQMAFVQGWSITDSIALAQELFCDIDKKVRGSNLIIKVDLEKAYDRVSWSFLRAVLLSFGFSYLWISLAEKCWSGAWFLVLINDDTSGFFKSERGLR; from the exons atgaagaacacTAAAGATGCTCTTAAGGGTTGGAACAAAGAGGAATTTGGGAATATTTTCAGCCAGATCAAAGATACTTTAGCTCGGGTTGAGCAGGTGGTGAAGGATTCGCTCCTCAATCCCTCAGCTCACTTCCTTTCGCTCCTGGACTCCAAGAAACAAGCCCTGTGCCGCTTGAAGAATCTCCAACAAATCTTCTGGAA AGAAATTCAACTACATAATGGGACATTTACAGCCGATCTAGACTGCATCAAAGCTAAAGTGGCTACCTTCTTCAAGCACCTTTACACGTTTGAAGCAGTGACACTGGCTGGGAATCTCCTTAGCATCATCCCGAACTTGGTCTCCCCTGGAGACAACGACCTCCTTATGGCCCTGCCGTTGATGGAGGAAGTGAAGAGTGCAGCCTCATCCTTGCCAGCAGACGGAGCCCCTGAGCCTGATG GAGCCGATATTCTTCGCGCCACCAAATTCCTATTCCAGGGAGGTACGATTCCTAGAGCCTTCTCAGCTTCCCTCCACTGCTTAATTCCGAAAAGCTCCGCGCCTAAATCTTTTTCTGACTTTTGGCATATTAGTCTTTGTAATTGCATCTACAAGATCTTTTCCAAAGTTATTGTAGTGAGATTAAATTCCATTCTCACTAGGCTCATCTCTGATGAGCAAATGGCTTTCGTCCAAGGGTGGTCTATTACAGATAGCATAGCTTTGGCGCAGGAATTGTTTTGTGATATAGACAAGAAGGTTCGAGGAAGCAACCTCATCATCAAGGTTGATCTTGAGAAGGCTTATGATAGAGTCAGTTGGTCTTTCCTGCGGGCGGTCCTCCTCAGCTTTGGCTTCAGCTATTTGTGGATCAGCTTGGCTGAAAAATGCTGGTCAGGGGCCTGGTTCTTGGTGCTCATCAATGACGACACCTCGGGTTTCTTCAAATCAGAAAGAGGGCTTCGATAG